The Tubulanus polymorphus chromosome 1, tnTubPoly1.2, whole genome shotgun sequence genome contains a region encoding:
- the LOC141914902 gene encoding uncharacterized protein LOC141914902 → MESAFDIGAILKRVDTIGRLDAVGDIFSEIGNDKKRPGKRSVSAWMRIERNHNDGDVWRRRSSPPPATTDIDHHQTSNTSNMLRVSNRVVKDPILNIDYTVKNIKSTELPVIGTYIDASIIPGFFYTVRKLNTGETLFNGKPRQLLSIGIGYGKRITFSCDRIYNAENPNIFWSDSCADGFAFSLSIIRSVGEFVAYNDASNRPVGTATVTDITVKPAQEVHQSVTDGAVTKEVKASIKCLFKFEPISQHGFLNIRSDFSTDDDVLLEGVCHLVKPKSTKTAVLKRIENVNIPSIGKCTLIPDHASKL, encoded by the exons ATGGAATCGGCATTCGACATCGGGGCCATCCTCAAACGTGTGGATACAATAGGTAGATTGGATGCAGTCGGAGATATATTCTCAGAAATCGGCAATGACAAAAAGCGGCCCGGTAAACGATCAGTGTCGGCGTGGATGCGGATTGAGAGGAACCATAACGATGGGGATGTTTGGCGGCGGCGCTCCTCGCCACCACCGGCAACAACCGATATTGACCACCATCAGACGAGTAATACATCGAACATGCTTCGAGTGTCAAACAGAGTCGTCAAAGATCCAATACTTAACATCGATTATACCgttaaaaacatcaaatctaCTGAATTACCTGTTATCG GGACGTACATCGATGCGTCGATTATACCGGGATTTTTCTACACGGTCCGTAAACTGAACACCGGCGAGACTCTATTCAACGGGAAACCACGCCAACTGTTATCAATAGGTATAGGATACGGGAAACGCATAACGTTCTCTTGCGATAGAATATACAACGCAGAAAACCCGAATATATTCTGGTCAGACAGTTGCGCCGATGGATTTGCATTTTCATTATCGATAATCCGAAGCGTAGGAGAATTCGTGGCTTATAACGATGCGAGTAATAGGCCTGTTGGTACTGCCACGGTAACAGATATTACTGTAAAACCGGCTCAAGAAGTGCACCAGTCCGTCACCGACGGAGCGGTCACCAAAGAGGTGAAGGCGTCGATTAAATGTCTGTTTAAATTCGAACCGATTTCGCAACACGGTTTTCTGAATATTCGCAGTGATTTCAGCACCGATGATGATGTTCTATTAGAAGGTGTTTGTCATCTCGTCAAACCGAAGTCAACAAAAACAGCTGTATTAAAACGAATTGAAAATGTTAATATACCCTCGATTGGAAAATGTACGTTAATTCCTGATCATGCATCAAAGCtttaa
- the LOC141901702 gene encoding exostosin-2-like has protein sequence MKMSLRTLTPRLNKYQNIYTLLFVCLLLVLIVASVLFMFPFRTTEKSVSLFKRSLYDSSLVEVVSLKHVTGLRIDATDRTCTFHSCFHVYNCGYNDDNQIKVYVYPLRKFIDENDISISLPISKEFFELLETIGDSVYHTDNPSEACLYIPPLDLLNQNNLRIEELGKALATLPHWNGGQNHVLFNMLPGSLPDYNTSLDVAGGQSVIAGGGFDTWSYRRQYDVSIPVFNPLVNHRMLDPVDSDKEKRWLLVSSQVNIHIEHRMELNMLERRYDKLLVLDKCVAVDTDIPFNYTERCHGNTVYRYPAILQNSTFCLVMRGARLGQTALSDALMAGCIPVVMADTYIMPFSEVLDWDRAAVILREEKLSVVIDILSRIPRENIQLMQKQVTFYWREYFSTISSITLTTLRIINDRVFPYAARKYEEWNEPPNKYRAVSPLFLPLQPAKSDGFTAVILTYDRLEMLFKVIKKVSKTPSLAKVIVVWNNQKKTPPPAQKWPKIDKPLKVIQTQHNRLSNRFYPYDEIETEAILALDDDILMLTTDELEFGYEVWREFPDRLVGFPSRLHLWDNVTNHWKYDSEWSSEISMVLTGAAFYHKYYSYLYTNAMPGDIKVWVDSHINCEDIAMNFLIANVTGKGPVKVTPRKKFKCPECTKMEMLSMDATHMVARSECINRFAEIYGSLPLKTVEFRADPVLYKDNLPSELKRFNGIGTL, from the exons atgaaaatgtcgCTGAGAACTCTGACCCCTCGCTTGAATAAATATCAGAATATATACACGTTATTATTCGTGTGTTTATTACTGGTTTTAATTGTAGCCAGCGTGCTGTTCATGTTCCCGTTCAGAACAACCGAAAAATCGGTTTCACTTTTCAAACGCTCGCTCTACGATAGCAGTCTCGTAGAGGTGGTCAGTCTAAAACACGTAACCGGACTGCGAATCGACGCGACTGATCGAACTTGCACGTTTCACTCCTGTTTTCATGTTTATAACTGCGGTTACAACGACGATAATCAAATCAAAGTCTACGTTTACCCTCTGCGTAAATTCATCGATGAGAATGATATATCGATATCGCTGCCGATATCGAAGGAGTTTTTCGAGTTGTTAGAGACGATCGGTGATAGTGTTTATCATACGGATAACCCTTCTGAAGCTTGTTTATATATCCCACCTCTCGACCTACTTAATCAGAACAATTTGAGAATCGAGGAACTGGGAAAGGCTTTAGCAACATTACCACA TTGGAACGGAGGACAGAATCACGTACTGTTCAACATGTTACCGGGCAGTTTACCCGATTATAATACGTCACTAGATGTCGCCGGTGGTCAATCTGTTATAGCTGGAGGTGGTTTCGATACGTGGAGTTATAGACGTCAGTATGATGTCAGTATTCCTGTATTTAATCCGCTTGTTAATCATCGTATGTTAGATCCCGTCGATAG TGATAAAGAGAAGAGATGGTTATTAGTATCATCACAGGTGAACATTCATATCGAACATCGTATGGAGTTAAACATGTTAGAACGACGTTACGATAAACTACTCGTACTCGATAAATGTGTCGCCGTGGATACCGATATACCGTTCAACTATACGGAGCGTTGCCATGGTAATACTGTTTATCGCTATCCCGCCATTCTTCAG AATTCAACGTTTTGTTTAGTGATGCGCGGAGCACGACTCGGTCAAACTGCTTTATCCGATGCATTGATGGCTGGTTGTATACCGGTTGTAATGGCTGATACGTATATCATGCCGTTCTCTGAGGTTTTAGACTGGGATAG AGCCGCTGTCATATTACGCGAAGAGAAACTCTCCGTAGTCATCGATATATTATCGAGAATTCCGCGCGAAAATATTCAACTGATGCAGAAACAAGTGACGTTTTATTGGAGGGAATATTTCAGTACGATCAGTTCAATAACATTAACAACACTTCGTATCATAAATGATCGTGTTTTTCCATACGCCGCTCGTAAATACGAGGAATGGAACGAACCTCCAAATAAg TATCGTGCGGTGAGTCCATTGTTTCTACCGTTACAACCAGCCAAATCAGACGGATTCACAGCCGTCATTCTCACGTACGATCGATTAGAAATGTTGTTTAAAGTCATCaagaaagtttcaaaaacGCCGAGTCTCGCGAAGGTCATCGTCGTGTGGAACAATCAGAAGAAAACTCCTCCACCCG CACAAAAATGGCCGAAAATTGATAAACCTTTGAAAGTAATTCAAACTCAGCACAATAGATTGAGTAATAG attttatccgtatgatgaaattgaaactgaAGCGATATTGGCTTTAGACGACGATATTTTGATGCTTACAActgatgaattagaattcGGATACGAG GTTTGGAGAGAATTTCCGGATCGTTTGGTTGGATTTCCGTCTCGTCTTCATCTATGGGATAACGTTACGAATCACTGGAAATACGATTCCGAATGGAGCAGCGAAATATCGATGGTTCTCACCGGTGCTGCTTTCTATCATAAA TATTACAGCTATTTGTATACTAATGCAATGCCTGGCGATATCAAAGTTTGGGTTGATTCTCACATAAACTGCGAGGACATCGCGATGAATTTCCTAATCGCAAACGTCACCGGTAAAGGCCCCGTTAAAGTGACTCCACGCAAGAAATTCAAATGCCCCGAATGCACGAAGATGGAAATGTTATCAATGGACGCGACGCACATGGTCGCCAGGTCGGAATGTATCAATCGATTCGCCGAGATTTACGGTTCTCTACCCCTGAAAACAGTCGAATTTAGAGCCGATCCCGTTCTTTATAAAGATAATTTGCCGTCAGAGTTGAAGAGATTTAATGGTATTGGAACCCTGTGA
- the LOC141913799 gene encoding E3 ubiquitin-protein ligase RNF113A-like, translated as MADDSKDIAQNSEKPCKFVFKKRAKSRQIARKRKESSSSDGDSDGFDSTTVVKRVKSSSSANPMIQGSKVVLKKETVTYSDSDDEKASVGVSYKSSRSGVTSGPADMGATATVEIDTETDRDSRAVFERSLQTNKELKGKEDDKIYRGINNYAQYYEKKDTAQGNAASGSVRQGPMRAPANLRATVRWDYAPDICKDYKETGFCGFGDSCKFLHDRGDYKHGWQLEREERSANDDDDTKYEISSDEDELPFKCYICRNSFKTPIVTKCKHYFCEKCALDYYKKSKRCFVCGEQTSGIFNPAKELIAKMKLIEENEKVVDSDSDS; from the exons ATGGCCGACGATTCGAAAGACATCGCGCAAAATTCGGAAAAACCGTGTAAATTCGTGTTTAAGAAAAGAGCAAAATCTCGACAGATTGCGAGAAAAAGGAAGGAAAGTTCGAGTAGTGATGGAGATTCTGATGGATTCGATTCGACGACTGTCGTAAAACGAGTAAAATCTTCTTCAAGCG cGAATCCAATGATTCAAGGGAGCAAAGTTGTTCTGAAGAAAGAGACAGTAACTTATAGCGATAGTGATGATGAGAAAGCCTCGGTCGGTGTTAGTTACAA GTCATCGAGGTCAGGCGTAACGAGCGGACCGGCCGATATGGGGGCGACGGCTACCGTTGAGATCGACACGGAGACGGACCGCGATTCGCGAGCTGTATTCGAACGCTCGTTACAAACCAACAAAGAATTAAAAGGAAAAGAAGATGATAAAATCTATCGCGGAATCAACAATTACGCGCAGTATTACGAGAAGAAAGACACAGCGCAGGGTAACGCGGCTAGCGGCAGCGTACGTCAGGGTCCGATGAGAGCTCCCGCAAATCTCCGCGCGACCGTTCGATGGGATTATGCTCCCGATATCTGTAAAGATTATAAAGAGACGGGATTCTGCGGATTCGGGGATTCTTGTAAATTCCTACACGATCGCGGAGATTATAAACACGGCTGGCAACTGGAACGCGAGGAACGTTCCGCTAACGACGACGATGATACTAAATACGAAATCAGCTCCGACGAGGACGAGTTACCGTTTAAATGTTACATCTGtcgtaattcatttaaaactCCGATTGTCACAAAGTGTAAGCATTATTTCTGCGAGAAATGCGCGTTGGATTATTACAAAAAATCGAAACGTTGTTTCGTTTGCGGCGAGCAGACGAGCGGCATTTTTAATCCGGCGAAGGAGTTGATCGCGAAAATGAAGTTAATCGAGGAAAATGAAAAGGTGGTCGATTCGGACAGTGATTCGTGA
- the LOC141912752 gene encoding uncharacterized protein LOC141912752, with amino-acid sequence MGCSYSRSNGDSNPNLFSVYNVDDQGQELTAGKIEVSDSQLTLFQKNKEPIKWPLRCLRRYGFDAELFSFESGRRCPTGSGIYAFKCRRAEALFNLLQECIHRAGQEEHRYNTSATLTSSSAIRSSSLAESSYVSPTAPAVPIQSPLTAPSDDGELNNDAGHHYINGDVAHGSPQNVLGAGAVTHEYVNSAICSLPRRRSSTDTETADIDMEFDAGSEDVLVDVVTGENGVVNYTMINLPRGGVASVRRSSEEDESSRRDSRESRSTVGQTEPYMNMEMLGIVDTKPEVSSYMNVEAATISNGSTGKQQQQQQQQRKNSGLLLRRALQRQTSLEQHSYANLDLAAPSAGSVISTTARNSLPNTSSSKVNYIQLDLEQHVDVNGATCSGAAPASPSSIVSSPESPSRKVQNGGGSGADSTDSYAMIDFNKTVALSNTSKAASVDEGSRKTRHSSTVSDKYLTIVTAIREGN; translated from the coding sequence ATGGGTTGCAGTTACTCAAGATCAAATGGCGACAGTAATCCGAATCTATTCAGTGTGTATAATGTCGATGACCAGGGTCAAGAGCTCACTGCCGGTAAAATCGAAGTCAGTGACTCGCAACTGACGCTATTCCAGAAGAACAAGGAGCCGATAAAATGGCCGCTGCGTTGTTTACGTCGGTACGGCTTCGACGCGGAGTTGTTCTCGTTCGAGAGCGGTCGCCGGTGCCCGACCGGTTCGGGTATCTACGCGTTCAAGTGTCGTCGCGCGGAGGCGTTGTTTAATCTGTTACAGGAATGTATTCATCGAGCCGGTCAAGAGGAACACCGTTATAACACATCGGCGACCTTGACCTCGTCGTCGGCGATCCGTAGCAGTTCGCTGGCCGAGTCGTCGTACGTCAGTCCTACAGCGCCGGCCGTACCGATACAATCACCGCTGACAGCGCCATCTGACGACGGCGAACTGAACAATGATGCCGGTCATCATTATATAAACGGTGATGTAGCGCACGGTAGTCCGCAGAACGTGCTCGGTGCCGGTGCTGTCACTCACGAGTACGTCAACTCCGCCATCTGCTCATTACCGCGACGACGAAGTTCGACCGACACAGAAACCGCCGATATCGACATGGAGTTCGACGCCGGGTCGGAGGATGTGCTGGTCGACGTGGTAACCGGAGAGAACGGTGTCGTGAATTACACGATGATTAATTTACCGCGCGGAGGTGTCGCGAGCGTTCGTCGCTCGTCGGAGGAAGACGAATCGTCTCGACGCGATAGTCGCGAGTCGCGCAGCACCGTCGGTCAAACCGAGCCGTACATGAACATGGAAATGTTGGGTATCGTCGATACAAAGCCGGAAGTCTCGTCGTATATGAACGTGGAGGCTGCGACGATTAGTAACGGATCAACTGGgaaacaacagcagcagcagcagcagcaacgtAAAAACAGCGGTTTATTACTACGTCGTGCGTTACAGAGACAGACGTCTTTAGAACAGCACAGTTACGCGAACCTCGACCTGGCCGCGCCGTCTGCGGGTAGCGTTATCAGCACAACGGCACGTAACAGTCTACCGAACACTAGCAGTAGTAAAGTGAATTATATACAGTTAGATTTAGAGCAGCACGTCGACGTAAACGGCGCCACCTGTAGTGGAGCCGCGCCGGCGTCCCCGAGCAGTATCGTCTCCAGTCCCGAATCACCGAGTAGAAAAgtacaaaatggcggcggcTCCGGTGCCGATAGCACGGACAGCTACGCGATGATCGACTTCAACAAAACGGTCGCGTTGTCTAATACATCGAAGGCAGCATCGGTGGACGAGGGGTCGCGTAAAACCAGACACAGCAGCACGGTCAGCGATAAATACCTGACGATCGTTACCGCGATACGAGAGGGTAATTAA